A genomic region of Friedmanniella luteola contains the following coding sequences:
- a CDS encoding sulfate/molybdate ABC transporter ATP-binding protein, producing MGIQALNISKRFGSFVALDDVSIDVRSGQLTALLGPSGGGKSTLLRVIAGLDQADSGTVRIEDQDATSLPPQRRDVGFVFQHYAAFKHLSVYRNVAFGLEVRKRPKAETRRRVQELLELVHLDQFADRLPAQLSGGQRQRMALARALAAEPKVLLLDEPFGALDAKVRKELRDWLRRLHDEVHVTTIFVTHDQEEALEVADELVVINHGRVEQVGSPNDLYDRPANEFVMEFLGPVTRLGGQLVRPHDLDVFAEAQPGTVPARVERLQRIGFEVRADARDGDASFWLQLTPGQVEALDLAPGSPIWVRPARGAATIGAPAPGVRSLDPAGATSPS from the coding sequence ATGGGCATCCAGGCCCTGAACATCAGCAAGCGGTTCGGCAGCTTCGTCGCGCTCGACGACGTGAGCATCGACGTCCGGAGCGGCCAGCTGACCGCCCTGCTGGGCCCGAGCGGCGGCGGCAAGTCGACGCTGCTGCGGGTCATCGCCGGCCTCGACCAGGCCGACTCCGGGACGGTGCGCATCGAGGACCAGGACGCGACCTCGCTGCCGCCCCAGCGCCGCGACGTCGGCTTCGTCTTCCAGCACTACGCCGCGTTCAAGCACCTCAGCGTCTACCGCAACGTCGCCTTCGGCCTGGAGGTGCGCAAGCGCCCGAAGGCCGAGACCCGGCGGCGGGTGCAGGAGCTGCTGGAGCTGGTGCACCTCGACCAGTTCGCCGACCGGCTCCCGGCCCAGCTGTCCGGCGGCCAGCGGCAGCGGATGGCGCTGGCCCGCGCGCTGGCCGCCGAGCCGAAGGTGCTGCTGCTCGACGAGCCCTTCGGCGCCCTCGACGCCAAGGTCCGCAAGGAGCTGCGCGACTGGCTGCGCCGGCTGCACGACGAGGTGCACGTCACCACGATCTTCGTGACCCACGACCAGGAGGAGGCGCTCGAGGTCGCCGACGAGCTCGTCGTCATCAACCACGGACGGGTCGAGCAGGTCGGCAGCCCCAACGACCTCTACGACCGGCCGGCGAACGAGTTCGTCATGGAGTTCCTCGGCCCCGTCACCCGGCTCGGGGGCCAGCTGGTCCGCCCCCACGACCTCGACGTCTTCGCCGAGGCGCAGCCGGGCACGGTGCCGGCGCGGGTCGAGCGCCTGCAGCGCATCGGCTTCGAGGTCAGGGCCGACGCCCGCGACGGCGACGCGTCCTTCTGGCTGCAGCTGACGCCGGGCCAGGTCGAGGCGCTCGACCTCGCGCCCGGGTCCCCGATCTGGGTCCGGCCCGCGCGCGGCGCCGCCACCATCGGCGCCCCGGCGCCCGGCGTCCGCTCCCTCGACCCCGCAGGGGCCACCAGCCCGTCGTGA
- a CDS encoding RrF2 family transcriptional regulator: MRVPAATNYAVRALLELATAPGDPLPLHVIAERQQISHRFLEHIFRDLRAAGLVSSHRGGHGRGGYLLTVPVDRLTLASVVAALQPATGALAELTGPGRETSGHPGLDAVWLDLQRQIVDFLDDITIADLAGRAGATPPRPAPLEEHLTPGAG; this comes from the coding sequence GTGAGAGTCCCCGCCGCGACCAACTACGCCGTCCGGGCGCTCCTCGAGCTCGCCACGGCTCCCGGGGACCCCCTCCCCCTGCACGTCATCGCCGAACGCCAGCAGATCTCCCACCGCTTCCTCGAGCACATCTTCCGCGACCTGCGGGCGGCCGGCCTGGTCAGCAGCCACCGCGGGGGTCACGGCCGCGGCGGCTACCTGCTGACCGTCCCCGTCGACCGCCTCACCCTCGCCTCCGTCGTCGCGGCCCTCCAGCCGGCCACGGGAGCGCTGGCCGAGCTGACGGGACCGGGACGCGAGACCTCGGGCCACCCCGGTCTCGACGCGGTCTGGCTGGACCTGCAGCGCCAGATCGTCGACTTCCTCGACGACATCACCATCGCGGACCTGGCGGGCCGTGCAGGAGCGACCCCACCGCGTCCCGCGCCCCTGGAGGAGCACCTCACGCCGGGTGCCGGCTGA
- a CDS encoding sulfate ABC transporter permease, producing the protein MADVTQAAPATSAVAPSPAVSSSGSTRWALRLVAVTYVVVLVVVPLVVMLGRTFEDGFAAFVASVTAPEAVAAITLSLQVALQAVVINTVFGLAVALLLTRYRFRGRGVLNALIDLPVSVSPVIAGLALILVYGRNGWFGGALETVGIQVIYSVPGIVLATCFVSLPLVVRELVPVLEEIGLEQEQAGRALGANAWQRLWRLTLPSVRWALAYGVVLSLARALGEFGAVRVVAGNVLGSTQTMPLLAAQRYADLDEPGAYAISFVMVAIAVLCIIVVALLRPRDHR; encoded by the coding sequence GTGGCTGACGTGACGCAGGCGGCGCCCGCCACGTCGGCCGTCGCCCCCAGCCCGGCCGTCTCGTCCTCGGGGTCCACGCGCTGGGCGCTCCGGCTGGTCGCGGTGACCTACGTCGTCGTCCTCGTCGTCGTCCCGCTCGTCGTCATGCTCGGCCGCACCTTCGAGGACGGGTTCGCCGCGTTCGTCGCGTCGGTCACCGCGCCCGAGGCCGTGGCGGCGATCACCCTGTCCCTGCAGGTCGCCCTGCAGGCGGTCGTGATCAACACGGTCTTCGGGCTGGCGGTGGCGTTGCTGCTGACCCGCTACCGGTTCCGGGGCCGCGGCGTCCTGAACGCCCTGATCGACCTGCCCGTCTCGGTCTCCCCCGTCATCGCGGGCCTGGCGCTGATCCTCGTCTACGGGCGGAACGGCTGGTTCGGCGGCGCGCTGGAGACGGTCGGGATCCAGGTCATCTACTCGGTGCCCGGCATCGTGCTGGCCACCTGCTTCGTGTCGCTGCCCCTGGTGGTCCGCGAGCTCGTCCCCGTGCTCGAGGAGATCGGCCTCGAGCAGGAGCAGGCCGGCCGGGCGCTGGGGGCCAACGCCTGGCAGCGGCTGTGGCGGTTGACCCTGCCCAGCGTCCGCTGGGCGCTCGCCTACGGCGTCGTCCTCAGCCTCGCCCGCGCCCTCGGCGAGTTCGGCGCCGTCCGCGTCGTGGCCGGCAACGTGCTCGGCTCCACCCAGACCATGCCGCTGCTGGCGGCCCAGCGCTACGCCGACCTCGACGAGCCCGGCGCCTACGCCATCAGCTTCGTGATGGTCGCCATCGCCGTCCTCTGCATCATCGTCGTGGCGCTCCTGCGGCCGCGCGACCACCGTTAA